The Opisthocomus hoazin isolate bOpiHoa1 chromosome 2, bOpiHoa1.hap1, whole genome shotgun sequence genomic interval cTGTAGATGATGCTGGACTACGCCCTGCCAGGCACAGGAGGATTGCCAGTTTGCACAGTGCCTTGGCAGCTTTTTAACCCTGTTAAATGCATGGTGCAGACCTCGCAACACGCCCGAGAACCTGTTCCACTTCCCCCCTCGCAGTCCCTCCTTGCTGACCACCAGACTCCACATCGCAGCCCGCTACTCCATGGAGATGCTCAGGAAATGAGCAGTGGATCAGAGTTACCCAACAGCAGTGGTTTCAAACCAGGTTTCAGCTGTTTTCCTTTCACCAGCCCCATTTCTCTGTCACTGGTGACAGGGTGGACTGACCTCTGTGGGGCAGAGCCCACCCAGAATGGTAGGATCTCCTTCTGGACCTTGATTCCTCCAGGAGCCAAGGAAAATCAATAAACTGGAAACGGAAGGAAATTTGACATTTTTTACTAATTTCTTTCAGTAAATtagtgcctcccagtgctggctACACACTGAATGGCCTGAAGTTACAGATCTTTTCTGGAAGATGATTTTCAGCTATCTTTATTGAAAGATTTGTGAAGAAAATAGTGAGCCAGGTCAGGACAGTGACCGTGGGGttgaaatacattttcactcTCTGTGATCTCGCAGCTGCCTGGTCTTTAAGGTAATATTTACTCCTTGCCTTTTTTCCCAGGCAAACACCAAGAAAGATAACTAGAACTCTGAATCCTTTTTTAGGGTCTAAATCATTCCCACaagcatttattttgaaaagagaagGTGAAGATGGAAGCAACTGTCATGCTTGGAGGATCCCCTTGGTCCCAGTTCATTTCAAACCAGAGCCGTTTTCCGTCAAGTTTTCCCTGTCAATGCTCTTGTCGGTTGTTGTCACCGGTGACGCAGGTGTTGCCCCAGGCATCACTTGCCTCTTGCACATCCATGTTTGACTGTGCTGGTTGTGTGGGAGAGGCTGCGTGGTGTTGCCCAGATTCACGTTACCCTTTGGACAACTGCTGCCATCCTGTCCTCCCAGGGAGCTTCCAGTTGAGCACGTGTTCGTGTGGTGTGAGAAAGTGAAGGAAGGCAGGCTGTGACGTGAAGTCCAGTATTGGTAAGGAGGTACCCATCTGTTTGGCACTCTGTTTGGCACTTGTGATGCTACAGCTGGATACTGGGACCAGTTTGTGACTTTCCAGTACAAGAAAGGCATAGACACCCTGGAGTGACTCCAGCAGGGGCCATCGGGATAGTCAGGGGGACACAGAATGACAGCCAAGCACTGGGGCAAGGACCTGTGGAAGCAGCAGGATCTTTGTGCTGAGAGTTGCTCGGACTTTCACTGAACAAGAGGTTGGAGCAGAGTCCCCCAGAGGTCGCTTCCCACCCCAGCTATCCAAGGGGGCTTGCTGCAAGCTGCCAGAGAGAAGCAAGACTTCAAATCTTTTATCATTTCCCAGTGTTTTGCGATACCGGGTCTGACAGGTAGTCCTGCTGTATGTGACAAAGAAACAAGGGCCTTTCCTAGGCCGTGATCTTTGTATCATGGTTTGCTTCCCTGCGTCCTCCTGTTGCATTTGAGAGTAACTGAAatcttggcttttaaaaattgcCACCAGCAAATGGAGAACATTTTTGGGTGGTGCTGCCGGTTCCCAGTGTGAATtaggaaattattattttcctttggaaaatggAAGTGTCAGGTTCAAAACAGACTTGGGTAAATGGATGGGTTTTCGTAACTGAAAGAAACAAACCACAGGACCCAGTACCAGCCTAGAGCCTGTTTCTGTGATACAGGGCAAGGAAACGACCTCCTTTCACTTCTTAACTGCACAGGTCCATTGCACCAAGCAGATGTTTTTCCTTCATTAACTGAAAAGTTTGTCTGACCTCTCTGTCTCCCCTTTTTAGGCCACGAACCCGGACTTGTGCAGCTGGTGAACTACTACAGGGGAGCAGACAAGCTGTGCCGCAAAGCATCTCTGGTGAAGTAAGAAATCTGCTGAAATGTTACGTGGGATTTGCAGAAGTTTTTCTTCTAACTATTGTTGAGCGTTGAACCTGTTTGGAAGGGTATTTCACAATACTGCTGCCCTGGGAGTGTCGTAGCATGTGCTGTCCTCAGACTCCTGTGCTGGTCTCTAGAGCTCTCTGTGTGCACAAAGACCTCTTTGTATCTTCAGGGGAAATGCTCTTTCCACTGAATTACATCTGCTTGAAACCATAGAGAGTAGTGAATCAGATTAGAGCcaaatcaaaagaagaaaaaaaaatgccacacaTGTATGCTCTTTTTCCCTGTAGACATTTAATTAAAACCTACTCCTTTTATTCTCTGTTTCATACAGAGATGAGGCACTAATATGCCTTTAGCTAATCCGATTTGTTGGTCAAACAAATGCTTGGAGACATCTCCAGGAAGAGCTCTGGGAGTTATTTCTGCATGACCAGCCATGGTAGGGTCTGCTGGGGAAATGTGGATGAGCTTTCATTGTAGATAACCTTTGTCCCTGTGCAAACTCTGGCCATTAGGACATCTTCACGTCAGAGCTCTTGGTCTCCTTCAAGCATCTGATTCCACGTTAGTGTCTGTGCTGCCTCGTGCTGATGCAGTCCTGCAGACTGTGCTGACCCAGggcctctccttcccctgcaaaGAACCTGGTCCCAATTGCTTGCTTTACAGTGGTGATGGTCTTTGTCAGGAAGTAGCAGAGTATTTTTTAAACAAGCACTCACGGCACTCCCCAGCTGGATTTCTCTGTGGCTTGTGCTCTAGGGGCAGCATGGAAACTGCTTGCACACCTGTTTTTCTCTCCCGAAGCTTGGCTGACCTTTCTAACTGTAGGGTCAACCATGCATCAAACTGCTTATGAAACCAAGGGACCACAAATGACATTCCTCACGGTTGCTAGGGTGTCGGTGACTGACTGCCATTTCAACAGAgaggcacagatgcacagagagagTCAGCAAGCCATGAGCTCTGCTTTGGGCCTTATGCAAAGTACAGAGCGAGCATTCAGAGAAGCAGGCAGCTCCCTTGACTCTGAAAGAAAACAGGCCTGGACACTGTTTATCAAATTATTAAAGATGCTTACTAAATTATGTCCATGCGGGTGGGGACACGCTGGAGATTAACAGCCTGTCTCTCTTCACCCAGGCTAATCAAGACAAGCCCTGAACTATCGGAGTCCTGCACATGGTTCCCCGAGTCGTATGTGATTTACCCGACAAACCTGAAGACCCCCGTGGCTCCAGCACAGAATGGAATTCGCCATCTCATAAACAACACAAGGACAGATGAGCGGGAAGTCTTCTTGGCAGCTTACAACAGGCGGCGGGAAGGCAAAGAAGGCAATGTGTGGATCGCCAAGTCCTCAGCTGGTGCCAAAGGTTCATTCTGCAGCAAAATGAGCCACCTTCTCATTATTCCTTACTCTTTACTTGATCGATAGAGTCCTGGGGCTTGGCTGAGCCCAGCTGATGTCTAGCCTGTCTATGAAGGGCTTCGCCTACCAACATCATGCCAGTCAAGCCAGCACAGGGCTCTTTCTCTGCTTGGTGGCATGGGGTTCCTGACGAGCATTGTAACATGCACATGCTACCTAAGGACAAGGATGGCAGTGAAAGGACCCCCACTTTTCTACTCAGGCACCTGAAAATACAGGAAAGTTGGCtgcagggagaaggcagcagggaCCGGCAGGCAAGGGGAATGTGGAGTGCGGGAGATAACTGGGAGCAGCACAGGATAcagggaggagggcagcaggcaggagagcagcaaggACAAGGAGCCCAGCTCTCCGTGCTGCAGCTAAGCCTGGTTTTACCTGGGCAGAAATACTGCTGCTTGCCTTTCAACCAAACCCAGATGCGTGGTGCCAATGGGCTACCCATGGTCACACTGAGAGACTGGCTGAGCAGCCATCAGCTCAGTGCATCGAGGTTACACCTAAGCCTCGGGGGAAGGTACCAGGGCAAAGGCAAGCAACGCAGTGTCTGTATGTCCCTTTAATTTGAATAAGGCAATAAATACCTAAGTGAGGATGTGTCCTTCCTTATTCCAGGGTCATCGCATCACTCACTCTACAGAAATCGTGAGCTATTAGATGAGATAGCTGGACACAGCTGTAGATGCAGTGTTTTGGTAACTATTTACTGTGTGTCAGTTACGACATTATCGCGGGCACATTATCAGAATCGCTTTATGAATCGCTTTATGAAAACTCGCCTTGCCATGTGTGCAGACCCCAGGCTGCATAGCCCAGCCTGAGGATGGACCTGGTCTTTTCAAAGGGAACAAGCCCACATGTGTCACTCTTATTTGCAGAGTCACTTTTGATgcagtcttaaaaaaaatcagcagagaaTGTGAAAGCCAGAGGTGCTGCAGGGAGGCTGCATGATGAAACTGTCCTTCATGCTGCTTTCACCACTCTGTTGTCTTGGCTGTGTTACCAAGAAGCACCAGAAGAGTATTCTTATTTTCATcaaggaggaaggggagatgaGTCCTTTTGTTACACCAGTAATGGAATGCTTTTCTGTGTAGTATAACTGTCAGGCAAAGAATCAATCTGGGCAGCTGAAGAGGCTATTGCTGTGGTTCGCTGCAGGATGGGGAGGTTTAAACTGTCCGCATACTTTATTCAAGTGTGATCCCATCTTTTCTGCGTTAGAGCAGAGTAACCTTCCATATTCATCAGCGTGCTGCAGAACTCAAGCTGGGAATTAAAGTGGAAAGCAGAGCCTCATGTTAATCTTCTAGAGTGAAGTTTTAAATGTCTGGGGATTACTTCTGATGAAGAAGAAAGCTTATCGACATTAATTGATGAGGCAGATCCAGCTCAAGCACAGCCCCTGACTCAGGACAGGTCTAGTGGAAGCTTGGTCATCCATCAATAGAAGGAAAACTAAAGGTTTAGGATGTCCTAACTTAAAAGATGAGAGATTTTTTTCAACTGTGGTTAGAGGTTTTGATGTTTTCTCCAAGAGAAGGGACAGCTGCCCCATATAAGCTGCTTTGCTGCCTCCCTGGGTTGCTAATTGGGTGCACAGGGAAGCTAACCTCCCCCTTGATTCACTGTCTGTCCAGTGTGGAATGGGTGTCTGCTGATCTTCCCACTGCAGGGGTTCTACTGGCTTGCAGAGATGttgtttccccccttcccccagcaTGCAGCCCTGTGGTTGTACGGATGCAAGTCTtctgcctggctctgcagggGACTAACAATCTTTCCCCCTGCTGTAAAACATGGGAGAGAAAGATACTTTGATGAATGAAGTTCCTTTCGGTGGAGGACTCTGGGATGGGTAGGGGATCGGTGGTGCTGGGAAGCTGTGACTCACAGGTATACAAAGCATGCAACAGTGAAAGTACCTGCAGGGCTGTGCCAACAGCGACCTTCAGAAGTCGCAGCTAGGAGTGTTTTCCATGGGATGATCCTGTTAAACCCCGCCTGTGCTCCAAAACTGTGTTCTTCTTCCGATGCCCCGTTGAacagtgtttgtttcttttcactcAGTATTTCCTCCAAAAAACTCAGCACAAAATTAAGACTTAAGTCATCAGCTTTAGTCCAACAAGTTAACTAAATGCCTGAAGAGTGGACATAGTGCCAGAGAAGCGTTAGATAATTTTACCTGAGCTGGTTTATCCCTCGTGTGGCACTGTGCCATCCCTTTATCAAGTCCCAGAAGGGATATGTTCTCTCTTCGTTGCTCTGCAACAGTGGTTTCATATCTGGACTCTTGCAATAAATGAACAGTGACAGCTTCAGCCAAAATGTGGCAGTATTTAAAAGGCACATCTAACTTCTTTAATGAAGAGCTTCCACAGCAGGGAAAAACActgcctacatggatgaacattTAGAAACAGTTCTTTTCCTAATTCAGCAATGATTTTAATAGTAACTTATTGTCTTATGAGTAACAGCTCAGTAAGCAGGGCAAGCTGTGCAAGTGTCCATGTGTGACTGTCTCTGGCAGCCAGAGAAGCCAGGCAAGGAGAGAAAGTCTGAGTCTaggataaaaaaacccacaaacttccctccacaaataataaaaaaagacaaatctcACAAACAAACTGCCAAAACCCCTGTTCTCCaaactgctgaaaaacaaaacaaaactcaacaAGTGCTGAACATGCTCCCCTGGCAagcccagctggaaaaaaatgatggaaaaggaaacaaaatcccccaaaccaaGCAGCTGCCTCACTGCTTGCCAAAGTCACTGTCTGCTGTGCATTCGCTTGTCCCTAAATAGCCACCCCTCTGCAGACAAGCCCCCGGCAGGCCATGCCATCTCAGGTACCCTCAGTTGCCATTTGTGTGAACTCCGGTTACTGGGGAGCTGAACACCCTGTGGTGCAGTAACTGGGAGCTCCCTCCGCCGATGCACTGCCTGACCCTGAGCGAACATGGCATCACTTAGGCACTGACCTGGGGCCATGGGTTCTTGTATGTCGCCTGGCTTTTTGGGCAAATGAGCCATGGTCCACTTGGGCCTtgacagagctccagcagagGCAGGGGGATCCTTTGCCTAATTTTATCTTCGTCTTTCTGTGACAGGGGAAGGGATCCTGATTTCTTCAGAGGCTGCAGAGCTCCTGGACTTCATCGATGAGCAGGGACAGGTTCACGTGATTCAGAAGTACCTGGAGAAGCCTCTGCTTTTAGAGCCAGGGCATCGCAAGTTTGACATTAGGTAACCTTTTCTGCTTTTGTACCAGTATCAGTTTTcatgctgtttctttttaagcCACTGAGACTAGAGTTTGTTTTCTCGCCCCCCCAGGAGCTGGGTTCTCGTGGATCATCAATATAATATCTACCTCTACAGAGAGGGTGTCCTGCGGACCTCTTCCGAACCGTATAACAGTGCTAATTTCCAGGACAAAACTTGCCACTTGACCAATCACTGCATTCAGAAGGAATATTCCAAAAACTACGGGCGGTATGAGGAAGGGAATGAAATGTTCTTTGAGGAGTTCAACCAGTATCTGATGGATGCCCTGAACACAACGCTTGAGAATAGCATCTTACTGCAAATCAAACACATAATAAGGTAGCCAGCTGCCTGTTGCATAGGGGAACATAACCCTTCAGTGACAGGGAATGTGTTATGGACACAGCCTGAGAAGCAGACAGACTGACAAGGCAGGAGTTTCAATTGCATGGATCAGGAGTTGCAAACCAGAGTTAAATTTCAAAGCCATTAACACCCCAATGTCAGTGCGCAATGAAAAGGGACCTCCGTAGATGCTGTCCTCTCAGAGGCATGCGTCGGTGTGTCTGCATTTTGCCAGGTGTGGCTGGAGAAGGATGGAGTGAGATCGCTTGGTAAGGGAAGAGGGTAGGTCAAAAGACAGGGCTGGGAGAGTTTGAGGTTAAAAAAGGTGTAAGGTTTAAGAGGGGAAATGAAGCAGGACTCCAGTCTTCAGGATCTCACTGCTTTCCCCACCACCAGCAAGCAGCGCCACATCTCATTGGCATAGGTCATCTTACTCGGTCCACACAGAGTGTGCCTGGAGAGAGATCTGGGAGATCACGGTGCTGCAGAGAATCCAGGTCTTGACAAAGTGATCCTTCATGGTGGAATTTACTTTGCAAGTTTCCCATTGCCGTTACTTACACCAAAAATACATGACATGATCTTTGAGGGACTTAGAGGTAAATGAGCTCTCAATGCCAGTTCCGTGGGGACCTGGTGCAGCCCTTTGTGGCTCTGCCTTCTGCCCCAGGCTCTGAGGGCACATCATGTTTTTCAGTTTGCCTAATCCAGTAGTGAGGGTggatgctgctctccagctctttGGGAGTTAACTTGGGGTGTCCCCATGTGTATTTTGATGGTTGCATGATGTCACTTGCAGGGACCTGGTTACCATGATCTGTGTTGGATGTAGCTTGTAATTTGGGGCAATCCCAGGGCAAGAGAGGAGCCCTCCACTTAACTGTAATGTGCATGTGCCCTCAGAAGCTGCAGTGCAGCAGGTATGTCCGCAGGGCTTTTAatcttgggtttttgtttttcccttcacAGAAGCTGCCTTATGTGCATAGAGCCTGCAATCAGCACAAAGCATCTTCACTACCAGAGTTTCCAGCTCTTTGGTTTTGACTTCATGGTGGATGAGGAGCTGAAGGTCTGGCTGATAGAAGTCAATGGGGCCCCGGCGTGTGCCCAGTGAGTAATCGGGTTCTGTGATCCCCTTGCGATGCCACCATTTGCGTGCCTCACCCAGAACGTGGCTGTGTCCCAGCTCCAGGTGAAAAAGGTAGAAGAAAGGGAATGGCAGGGGAATATTCCAGACTAACCCATACCAGGCTAACCATGCTCTAAGTGCCAGCTGATTTAAGTTTGTTGCTCCTGTCTCTGTGTTTGGTAAGTCCCATCTTCTTTCCCAAGTGAGATGGGACACTAACCTCAGTTTTTGGAGAAGTGGGTTTGAATATAACAATATTTTTATTCACACTATTGGGTTGAAGTTATGTTGCAGAATTAACGCTTTGAGGGTCAGATGGTTTCTCAGTCTCTCTTGTGGAGCCACTGGTGGCTGGTCTTTACCTGAACACATGATAAATGAGTAGCATTAAGGGCAGCAGCTGGAAGTGAATGGCTGAATTTGCAGACAGCGGGACCTCAGAGCACACTGTGGATGCTGCAGACATCGGATCAAAGCCTCCACCAGCCACAGGGAGACTGGGACAGCCGAACAGCCGTGGCCATGAACATCTCTGCATAGGCACAGAGGGATGTGCTGTATTACGTGACTGAGAGCGCTGCTAAACAGGCATCTGTATCGTGTACGAgcccagcaaaacaaaacaggctgTACATCACTACATTAGAATTTGATTAGATTAGATGTAGGTTAGATGTAGATTAGATAAGATCATTACTAACAGTAAACAAAAAATACAGGTCACACCTACCAGACAGCCTGTTCAGCAGCCTGTTCGGAGCTAGGGCAGCTTTCTGAGTCTGGGATGCCCGGTTCACCACGTGTTGCTGTGTGAGCAGAATTTGGCTGTTGCTGGGTGCATTTGGGTTGCAGCAATACCCTGTTTGCTTTGTACCTCTGTGAGCACTTGGAAGCCATCAAAAGCAGCTGAGGTaggttttggctgtttgtggCTTCTCCTCTTCAGGGCTATTCTAATTTATAACACCCATAGCACACAGTTCCCATTTACGAGACAAAAATTGGCTGCTGAAAGCAAGTAACATTCCCAGAAGCTGAAAAAGTCTTTTACCGTCACGTGGCCTCAACTGCACAGGGTGAAAGATGTCATTAATCCTAGTAAAGACAGCTTTGGTACTAAAAATGTCCCAGATGCCAGCATGTTCAGGGAGGTTACATGTGTATTTGCTTCAGCGGAAACTGAACCTATTGTTAACTCGTTTCTGAAACACCTTGTCTCTTTTCTCCCTAATCCTGCTCCACGAGCCATGGTGAAATGTATCCCATGCTTCCAGAGGGTGCAGCCTCTGTGCCTGGTCACAAGCTGATGTGCACAGCTGCACCCTAGTGCAGCATTTCATGAAACCATGAATGCATCAAAGCAGTCCCTCTGGGGCACGTCCCCACATGAACGGGGTCTGGTGTGATTGTCATGACTCCCCGAGCTGGAAGGCCGGTACAGGGATGCTCAGCTGTTGTCTGCCTCCATGCATCTTGCAGTGACTCGAGTCTGGGGCCTGAGAGTGTGGAGACTCTGCTGAGGAGCCTGTTCTGACAGTGAACTTAGATAATGAGTTTTGCGGTCCTGTCTGGCAGAGAATATTGGGAATGggagcaccactgaaaaagaagaTGGTTGCTGGGGTAGGCAGGGAGGAGATGCGAGAGATGCCACCCTCCTCCCGTTTCTCACCCGGGAGCTACCTGTAATGGGAGCAGGATCTTTTAGATCTTTTAGATCCTGCTGGGAAAACGCATGTCTGTGTAAAAATTGGCTGGGGGCCTGCTGGTTTGTCCTGCCTGGGCATCTGATTCTCTCTTACTCATCTGTTAGGAAGCTGTATGGAGAGCTCTGCCAAGGAATTGTGGACGTAGCCATCTCTAGCGTTTTCCCCCTCAATGACACTGGGCAGAAGACAAGCCAGCCATCATCAGTCTTTATCAAGCTGTGACGACGACAGGAATGCCTCTGCTGTGCACAGGGAGAGGCTGCACCCATCGGGTCAGCACAGTTCGGTGGCTTATCTCAGTATCATGCCAAAAAGTGACAGAGACAAGCTTCTTTTCTGGAAAATcataaggaaaaacaacaaaacaggcaTCTACACAGAGCTGTGATGAGCCAGAGCTGCTCAGACAACTCTTATCTGCATTCACCAAAATCCATTTTAGAAACAGAACACGTGACTTTGATATCTGAAACAAATCTCTCTGGGAGAACAACGAAATAACCTTAAAATGAAACCCCAACAGGGATACTGTAATACTGTATTAGCTCCTCCTTTTCTATAGAGATaacattgggtttttttaagggaatTGAGCAAAGAGTATGATGATGTTCCAGGACGTCGTGGCTGGGAAGTTGTCCTCCTCCTGCTGTGTTTCTTCTTTCCTCACCTACTGCATCATTAGTGCCTTAGCTCAGCTCTAAATAGGTGACTCCTTTCCTTTGTTCCTGCTCTATTACCTAGAAAGGAGCAAGCTCTCTTGCATCGCAGGATGCCGAAAACCAGGAACACCGAGAATTCAGTTTCCTTCGGTCATTTTCCAAGCTGGTTGGCTGAACACCCAGGCAACGGCTGGCGAAAGGGTGCTGAACTGCAGGTGGTGAATTAACCCAAGCAAGGAAGGcagttttgtttatttatagCTATCCCTTTTCCTAATGAGATTTGAATCAGTGTCCATCCCAGTCTGTGCAGTCGGATTCTGTTTAAAAGGGGTAGAGAGACCCCTTCAGGGCTCACTGGCAGGCTGTAGGATTTCTAGCATCACTTTTGTGCTAAGAGCATTTCAAATAGCAGAAAGACGATCTCTTCTGAGACACCGCAGTGAATTTAGGCTCTTCTCTCAGCTCTCACCTTCATGCATTTGAGGCTTGAATCTGAAACCTTTCAACCCGAATGATTTTTATCCCATTTGATCCAGCCAATTTTATTCTCCTCCATCTGACAAATTTCTGCCCTGAGCACAGTCCACAGCTCGGTCCCAGCTAGGGGGAAGGTGGGCGAGGTTGCACAGACCAGGAGAGAGATTCCACAGGT includes:
- the TTL gene encoding tubulin--tyrosine ligase: MYTFVVRDEGSSVYAEVSRLLLASGQWRRLRRDNPRFNLMLGERNRLPFGRLGHEPGLVQLVNYYRGADKLCRKASLVKLIKTSPELSESCTWFPESYVIYPTNLKTPVAPAQNGIRHLINNTRTDEREVFLAAYNRRREGKEGNVWIAKSSAGAKGEGILISSEAAELLDFIDEQGQVHVIQKYLEKPLLLEPGHRKFDIRSWVLVDHQYNIYLYREGVLRTSSEPYNSANFQDKTCHLTNHCIQKEYSKNYGRYEEGNEMFFEEFNQYLMDALNTTLENSILLQIKHIIRSCLMCIEPAISTKHLHYQSFQLFGFDFMVDEELKVWLIEVNGAPACAQKLYGELCQGIVDVAISSVFPLNDTGQKTSQPSSVFIKL